One part of the Mariniflexile litorale genome encodes these proteins:
- a CDS encoding Crp/Fnr family transcriptional regulator produces MINFEHTLTKTIEKGDILLKQGDIAKHGYLVKNGCLKSYSVDNAGKEHIMQFAPETWMVTDLDSFTNQVPSLVFIEAIENSEVLIISKSDFKDISSLEKEAVVDIANKFRNNLIASNKRIIGLLSATAEQRYTDFTETYPTLVQRLPLKLIASYIGVTPEYLSDIRRKITKK; encoded by the coding sequence ATGATAAATTTTGAGCACACTCTAACAAAAACTATTGAAAAAGGAGATATCTTATTAAAACAAGGAGACATTGCCAAACATGGATATTTAGTTAAAAATGGTTGCCTAAAAAGTTACTCCGTAGATAATGCAGGAAAAGAACATATCATGCAATTTGCTCCTGAAACATGGATGGTTACTGATTTGGATAGCTTTACCAATCAAGTACCCTCATTAGTTTTTATAGAAGCCATAGAAAATTCCGAAGTTTTAATTATTTCAAAATCTGATTTTAAAGACATTAGTAGTCTAGAAAAAGAAGCTGTTGTAGATATCGCAAATAAATTTAGAAACAATTTAATAGCCTCAAACAAACGTATTATTGGTTTATTAAGCGCAACAGCTGAACAACGATATACTGATTTTACAGAAACTTACCCAACACTCGTACAACGGCTTCCACTTAAACTTATAGCGTCCTACATTGGTGTAACCCCAGAATATTTAAGTGATATAAGACGAAAAATAACTAAAAAGTAA
- a CDS encoding DoxX family protein, producing MTNQKNNKAIHITLWIAQVLLAVMFIMAGIMKASQPIEALSQSLPWVTTVPVGLVRFIGISELLGGLGLILPSLLRFKPFLTVWAALGLATVMILAAIFHASRGEFSAIGVNVVLIAVFLFIAWGRSKKARILSKH from the coding sequence ATGACAAATCAAAAAAACAACAAAGCAATACATATTACGCTTTGGATTGCTCAAGTATTATTAGCCGTTATGTTTATCATGGCTGGAATTATGAAAGCCTCACAACCCATTGAAGCATTATCCCAATCATTACCATGGGTAACTACTGTTCCAGTTGGATTGGTACGATTTATTGGTATTAGTGAATTATTAGGAGGTTTGGGATTAATATTACCATCATTACTTCGCTTCAAACCATTTTTAACTGTTTGGGCTGCCTTAGGTCTTGCAACAGTTATGATATTAGCCGCTATTTTTCATGCTTCAAGAGGTGAGTTCTCTGCTATAGGAGTGAATGTCGTATTAATAGCTGTTTTTCTATTTATTGCTTGGGGAAGAAGTAAAAAGGCCCGTATACTTTCGAAGCATTAA